The following proteins come from a genomic window of Achromobacter deleyi:
- the trbF gene encoding conjugal transfer protein TrbF: MRFKRPQVRYADTPQPATPYQAAAQVWDERIGSARVQAKNWRFMAFGCLTLAVLMAGGLVWRSAQSIVTPYVIEVDNAGQVRAVGEAAAPYRPSDAQIAYHLGRFIGLVRSLSIDPIVVRQNWLDAYDYTTDKGAIALNEYARTNDPFARIGKESVTVQITSVTRASDTSFNVRWTETRFVNGALDRTERWNAVISTVLQTPRTEQRLRKNPLGIYVNGLSWSRELEANEGAKP; this comes from the coding sequence ATGCGATTCAAACGACCGCAGGTGCGCTACGCCGACACACCGCAACCTGCCACTCCGTACCAAGCCGCCGCCCAGGTCTGGGACGAGCGCATCGGCTCGGCCCGCGTGCAGGCGAAGAACTGGCGCTTCATGGCCTTTGGCTGCCTCACCTTGGCCGTGCTGATGGCCGGCGGGCTGGTGTGGCGTTCGGCGCAGTCCATCGTCACGCCCTATGTCATCGAGGTGGACAACGCGGGCCAGGTGCGCGCCGTGGGCGAGGCCGCCGCGCCGTACCGGCCCAGCGATGCGCAGATCGCCTACCACCTGGGCCGCTTCATCGGCCTGGTGCGCTCGCTGTCCATCGACCCCATCGTGGTGCGGCAGAACTGGCTCGACGCCTACGACTACACCACGGACAAGGGCGCCATCGCGCTCAACGAATACGCCCGCACCAATGACCCGTTCGCGCGCATCGGCAAGGAGTCGGTGACGGTGCAGATCACCAGCGTGACCCGCGCCAGCGACACGTCTTTCAACGTGCGCTGGACGGAGACGCGCTTTGTCAACGGCGCGCTGGATCGCACCGAACGCTGGAACGCGGTGATTTCCACGGTGCTGCAAACCCCGCGCACCGAGCAGCGTCTGCGCAAGAACCCCTTGGGCATCTACGTCAACGGGCTGTCTTGGAGCCGCGAACTGGAAGCGAACGAAGGAGCAAAACCATGA
- a CDS encoding ribbon-helix-helix protein, CopG family yields the protein MSHYRLNLFIQPEHAKRLDELAAKKGVSKSSIVAAALASWLSPDAADQREAAIAKRLDRLSRQAERLERDQNIQIETLALFIRYFLTVSTPVPEAHQDAARAQGKARFEQFVEQLGRHLLRGRSLVRDVVEELHPDPMRMDDAAAVAEAQERAS from the coding sequence ATGAGCCACTACCGCCTTAACCTGTTCATCCAGCCGGAGCACGCCAAGCGCCTGGACGAACTGGCCGCCAAGAAAGGCGTGTCCAAGTCGTCCATCGTCGCCGCTGCCTTGGCGTCCTGGCTGTCGCCGGACGCGGCAGACCAGCGCGAGGCCGCCATCGCCAAGCGGCTGGATCGCCTGTCGCGCCAGGCCGAGCGGCTGGAGCGCGACCAGAACATCCAAATCGAAACGCTGGCGCTGTTCATCCGCTACTTCCTCACGGTCAGCACGCCAGTTCCCGAGGCGCACCAAGACGCGGCACGTGCCCAGGGCAAGGCGCGGTTCGAGCAGTTCGTGGAGCAGTTGGGCCGTCACCTGCTGCGCGGGCGCAGCCTGGTGCGCGACGTGGTAGAGGAACTGCACCCCGACCCGATGCGGATGGATGACGCGGCGGCAGTTGCCGAAGCGCAGGAGCGTGCCTCATGA
- the trbB gene encoding P-type conjugative transfer ATPase TrbB, giving the protein MSAAPSSFATSLDRRIQMLRTAMGPLIAAALEDPDVVEVMLNPDRTLWVDRLSSGRAPMGVELSEADGERIIRLVAAHVGAEVHRGQPLLSAELPETGERFEGILPPAAPGPAFALRKRAIGVIPLERYVIDGMMTSAQAGFLVRAVRERQNVLIAGATSSGKTTLANALLAEIAATGDRVLVLEDTVELQCAARDHVPLRTRAGVVSMTELVRSSMRLRPDRVVVGEVRGAEALDLVKVWGTGHPGGIATIHAGSALGALLRLEQLILEVAVNPPRALIAEAVNVVIHIAGRGRKRRIESIARVVGFDGVGYHLADALEAPFPELLPQSDFSSLSPDHSGELP; this is encoded by the coding sequence ATGAGCGCCGCGCCTTCGTCCTTCGCCACCTCGCTCGACCGCCGCATTCAGATGCTGCGCACGGCGATGGGGCCGCTGATCGCCGCCGCGCTCGAAGACCCGGACGTGGTGGAAGTGATGCTCAACCCGGATCGAACCTTGTGGGTCGACCGGCTTTCGTCAGGCCGCGCACCGATGGGGGTGGAGCTGTCCGAAGCCGATGGCGAGCGGATCATTCGCCTCGTCGCCGCCCACGTCGGCGCGGAAGTGCATCGCGGCCAGCCGCTGCTGTCCGCCGAGCTGCCCGAGACGGGCGAACGCTTCGAAGGCATCCTGCCGCCCGCTGCGCCGGGGCCGGCCTTCGCGCTGCGCAAGCGCGCCATCGGCGTGATTCCGCTGGAGCGGTACGTCATCGACGGAATGATGACCAGCGCGCAGGCGGGCTTTCTCGTTCGCGCCGTGCGCGAGCGACAGAACGTGTTGATCGCCGGGGCTACCAGCAGCGGCAAGACCACGCTCGCCAATGCGCTGCTGGCCGAAATCGCCGCGACGGGCGACCGCGTGCTGGTGCTTGAAGACACGGTGGAGCTGCAATGCGCGGCCCGCGACCACGTGCCGCTACGCACGCGCGCGGGCGTGGTGTCCATGACCGAGCTGGTGCGCTCGTCCATGCGCCTGCGCCCGGATCGCGTGGTCGTCGGCGAGGTGCGCGGCGCCGAGGCGCTGGATCTCGTCAAGGTGTGGGGCACCGGCCATCCGGGCGGCATTGCCACGATCCATGCCGGCTCCGCGCTGGGCGCGCTGCTGCGCCTGGAGCAACTGATTCTCGAAGTGGCGGTGAACCCGCCCCGCGCGCTGATCGCGGAAGCGGTCAACGTGGTCATCCACATCGCCGGGCGCGGGCGCAAGCGCCGCATCGAGAGCATCGCCCGCGTCGTCGGCTTCGATGGCGTGGGCTACCACCTGGCGGATGCGCTGGAGGCTCCATTCCCGGAGCTGCTGCCGCAGTCCGACTTTTCCTCCCTGTCCCCTGACCACTCTGGAGAACTGCCATGA
- a CDS encoding EexN family lipoprotein, translated as MNRVMLLMLTVALTACGSSQPSETVDFLAAHPERIKEIQRQCKEDRAKVGDELCRRAAEAANRRFFGDRPEQKSK; from the coding sequence ATGAACAGAGTGATGCTACTGATGCTGACCGTCGCACTGACCGCATGTGGCTCGTCTCAACCTTCGGAAACCGTGGATTTCCTCGCGGCGCATCCCGAGCGCATCAAGGAGATTCAACGGCAATGCAAGGAGGATCGTGCGAAGGTCGGCGATGAACTTTGCCGCCGTGCGGCCGAAGCCGCCAATCGCCGCTTCTTCGGTGATCGACCTGAGCAGAAATCCAAATAA
- the trbL gene encoding P-type conjugative transfer protein TrbL codes for MNDVTVIDRFLDTFSRYIDSGFGLLHGEVAFLTATLIVIDITLAGLFWAMSHATGQGEDVIAKLIRKVLYVGAFAYIIGNFNWLAGIVFRSFAGLGLTASGSALSMENFLQPGRLAKVGIDAGAPILKQIGDMAGFPEVFVNITPIVVMFLAWLIVLLCFFVLAIQLFITLIEFKLTTLAGFVLVPFALWNKTAFLAEKVLGNVVSSGIKVLVLAVIVGIGSGLFAEFQVQPTESSIDHSVVVMLTSLTLLALGIFGPGIATGLVSGGPQLGAGAMAGAALGGAGAAVAVGAAATGVGGAVAAGARMAPAAAKLAGSGARAAAGAASSARSAFQAGSASAGGGLKGTAVGVGNVAKTGAQATGQKVAEGARSMKERVAAAFRPDDAGSASGAGAAQAATEPPPSTAQPAWAKRLHRRQQLTHAATTAAHTLRGGDGGSSSQGPSLRDSDS; via the coding sequence ATGAACGACGTGACGGTCATCGACCGCTTCCTCGACACCTTCTCGCGCTACATCGACTCGGGCTTTGGCCTGTTGCACGGCGAAGTGGCGTTTCTGACCGCCACGCTGATCGTCATCGACATAACGCTCGCCGGGCTGTTCTGGGCGATGAGCCATGCCACCGGCCAGGGCGAGGACGTGATCGCCAAGCTGATCCGCAAGGTGCTGTACGTCGGCGCCTTCGCCTACATCATCGGCAACTTCAACTGGTTGGCCGGCATCGTGTTCCGCTCCTTCGCCGGGCTGGGCCTGACGGCCAGCGGCTCGGCCCTGAGCATGGAAAACTTCCTGCAACCGGGCCGGCTGGCGAAGGTCGGCATCGACGCCGGGGCGCCGATCCTCAAGCAGATCGGCGACATGGCGGGCTTTCCCGAAGTGTTCGTGAACATCACGCCCATCGTCGTGATGTTCCTCGCGTGGCTGATCGTCCTGCTGTGCTTCTTCGTGCTGGCGATCCAGCTTTTCATCACGCTGATCGAGTTCAAGCTGACCACGCTCGCGGGCTTCGTGCTGGTGCCGTTCGCGCTCTGGAACAAGACCGCGTTCCTTGCAGAGAAGGTGCTGGGCAACGTGGTGTCATCAGGCATCAAGGTGCTGGTGCTCGCGGTCATCGTGGGCATCGGCTCCGGGTTGTTCGCCGAGTTTCAGGTGCAGCCGACCGAGTCATCCATCGACCACTCCGTGGTCGTGATGCTGACCTCGCTGACGCTGCTGGCCTTGGGCATCTTCGGGCCGGGCATTGCGACCGGGCTGGTGTCCGGCGGGCCGCAGCTCGGGGCAGGTGCGATGGCGGGCGCCGCGCTGGGTGGGGCTGGCGCTGCTGTTGCCGTGGGCGCTGCGGCCACAGGCGTTGGCGGTGCAGTCGCCGCCGGGGCGCGCATGGCGCCCGCAGCCGCCAAGCTGGCCGGCAGCGGTGCGCGGGCTGCTGCTGGAGCCGCCAGCAGCGCGCGGTCGGCGTTCCAGGCCGGTTCTGCTTCGGCAGGCGGTGGCCTCAAGGGCACTGCCGTCGGCGTGGGCAACGTTGCCAAGACTGGCGCGCAGGCGACCGGGCAGAAGGTGGCCGAAGGCGCACGCTCAATGAAGGAGCGTGTCGCCGCTGCCTTCCGACCCGATGACGCCGGATCGGCGTCGGGTGCCGGTGCCGCGCAGGCGGCAACCGAGCCGCCCCCATCCACTGCGCAACCCGCCTGGGCCAAGCGCCTGCATCGCAGGCAGCAGCTCACCCATGCCGCGACCACCGCCGCCCACACGCTGCGCGGCGGCGATGGCGGTAGCTCCAGCCAGGGCCCAAGCCTTCGCGATTCCGATTCATAA
- a CDS encoding VirB3 family type IV secretion system protein, which yields MSAPDTFAAGFEVPLHRSLTEPILLGGAPRTVAIANGTLAAAVGLGLQLWIPGVVLWIVGHSLAMWGARVDPQFMAVFARHIKHRPLLDV from the coding sequence ATGAGTGCCCCGGACACCTTCGCGGCCGGGTTCGAGGTGCCGCTGCATCGCTCGCTGACCGAGCCGATTCTGCTGGGCGGCGCGCCGCGCACCGTGGCGATTGCCAACGGCACGTTGGCCGCCGCTGTCGGGCTGGGCCTGCAACTGTGGATTCCCGGTGTCGTGCTCTGGATCGTCGGCCATTCGCTGGCGATGTGGGGCGCGCGCGTCGATCCGCAGTTCATGGCCGTGTTCGCCCGGCACATCAAGCACCGCCCGCTGTTGGACGTGTAG
- a CDS encoding TrbC/VirB2 family protein — translation MTHVDAFRISANPLPRPARLDGLARPAMQGLMLAAFMLLLAGTAQAAGSSMPWEGPLQSILESIQGPVARIVAVIIIIATGLALAFGDTSGGFRKLIQIVFGLSIAFAASSFFLSFFSFSGGAVV, via the coding sequence ATGACGCACGTTGATGCTTTCCGTATTTCCGCAAATCCGCTTCCTCGGCCCGCACGGCTGGATGGCCTGGCTCGCCCGGCCATGCAAGGCTTGATGCTCGCTGCCTTCATGCTGCTGCTTGCGGGCACTGCGCAGGCCGCCGGCTCCTCGATGCCCTGGGAAGGCCCGCTGCAATCCATCCTCGAATCCATCCAGGGGCCGGTGGCGCGCATCGTCGCGGTCATCATCATCATCGCCACGGGCCTCGCGCTCGCGTTCGGTGACACGTCGGGCGGCTTTCGCAAGCTGATCCAGATCGTGTTTGGCCTGTCCATCGCGTTCGCGGCTTCGAGCTTCTTCCTGTCGTTCTTCAGCTTCTCGGGCGGGGCCGTCGTATGA
- the trbG gene encoding P-type conjugative transfer protein TrbG, producing MNDLFRKSALPVMLLASTVLFSGCATQGKPPPSISLDEPVQAQPLPEPPAPVEVVAVPQVLPMPAQMKPVPDAKPTPEPADETVRVSRANAEARIAPTREGYVNAIQVWPFTDGALYQVYAAVGRVTVIALQPGEELVTVAAGDTVRWIVGDTSSSSGDALRVNVMVKPIRSGLKTNLVITTSRRTYLLELTSTEKTWMASVSWEYPKDKMLALQRQAQAASAAAPVDSGLSLEKIRFRYAVSGSNPPWKPLRAFDDGEKVYIQFPPGIAQGELPPLFVIGAQGDGQLVNYRFRSPYYIVDRLFGAAELRLGGDKGDVVRIERTDGVSGGTRRN from the coding sequence ATGAATGATCTTTTCCGTAAATCCGCCTTGCCGGTGATGCTTCTGGCTTCGACCGTGCTGTTCTCTGGCTGCGCCACGCAAGGCAAGCCACCGCCGTCCATCTCGCTCGATGAGCCGGTGCAGGCCCAGCCGCTGCCGGAGCCGCCTGCGCCTGTGGAAGTGGTGGCCGTTCCGCAAGTGCTGCCGATGCCGGCGCAGATGAAACCTGTGCCGGATGCCAAGCCCACGCCGGAACCCGCCGATGAAACCGTGCGCGTGTCCCGCGCCAACGCCGAGGCGCGCATTGCGCCTACGCGCGAGGGCTACGTCAATGCGATTCAAGTCTGGCCCTTCACGGACGGCGCGCTGTATCAGGTCTATGCGGCTGTGGGTCGCGTGACGGTGATCGCGCTCCAGCCGGGCGAGGAGCTGGTGACGGTGGCGGCGGGCGATACGGTGCGCTGGATCGTGGGCGACACATCGAGCAGCAGCGGTGATGCGCTGCGCGTGAATGTCATGGTCAAGCCCATCCGCTCGGGCCTCAAGACCAATCTGGTCATCACCACCAGCAGGCGTACCTATCTGCTGGAACTGACCTCGACCGAGAAGACGTGGATGGCGTCGGTGTCCTGGGAATATCCCAAGGACAAGATGCTGGCCTTGCAGCGCCAGGCGCAGGCGGCCAGCGCCGCCGCGCCGGTCGATAGCGGCCTGTCGTTGGAGAAGATCCGATTCCGCTACGCGGTCAGCGGGAGCAATCCGCCGTGGAAGCCGCTGCGCGCCTTCGATGACGGCGAGAAGGTCTATATCCAGTTCCCGCCGGGCATTGCCCAAGGCGAGTTGCCGCCGCTGTTCGTGATCGGCGCGCAGGGCGATGGGCAACTGGTGAACTACCGCTTCCGCTCCCCGTACTACATCGTGGATCGCCTGTTCGGCGCCGCCGAGCTGCGCCTGGGCGGAGACAAGGGTGATGTGGTGCGGATCGAGCGCACTGATGGCGTTTCCGGTGGCACGCGGAGGAACTGA
- a CDS encoding conjugal transfer protein TraG: MQGTNVLFGQIAVVFGIVIAGVWSATQWTAAALGYQLRLGSPWFDFLGTPVYHPWRLFEWWFFFDAYAPRVFDIGGAIAGGSGLVAVLVAIGMSIWRSRQSRLVTTYGSARWANADDIRKAGLTQPAGVFLGQHDRQYLRHEGPEHVLTFAPTRSGKGVGLVVPTLLSWPASAVIHDIKGENWQITAGWRSRFSHCLLFNPTDAKSAAYNPLLEVRRGAHEVRDVQNIADILVDPEGALERRNHWEKTSHALLVGAILHVLYAGEDKTLRGVANFLSDPACPFELTLHRMMTTPHLGDGPHSVVASAAREVLNKSDNERSGVLSTAMSFLGLYRDPTVAEVTSRCDWRIADLIAAEHPVSLYLVVPPSDISRTKPLIRLILNQIGRRLTESLDGSDGIARRHKLLLMLDEFPALGRLDFFETALAFMAGYGIRSFLIAQSLNQIDKAYGQNHSILDNCHVRVTFATNDERTAKRISETLGTATELRAQRNYAGHRLAPWLGHLMVSRQETARPLLTPGEVMQLPPGDAVVMVSSVAPIRAKKLRYYADANFKPRVLPPPVLVDGQYADAPPSRPDDWSGLAIPAMPAAPAPAPADELGSTDDGGPRRQPELSEAVAYDPDLAASAADLALFDDDDDLPLPLPRQLDPAMQRTARLASLDPNDGIEL, encoded by the coding sequence ATGCAAGGGACGAACGTGCTGTTCGGTCAGATCGCCGTGGTATTCGGCATCGTGATCGCCGGTGTGTGGAGCGCCACACAATGGACGGCAGCGGCCCTGGGCTATCAACTACGCCTTGGCTCGCCGTGGTTCGATTTTCTAGGCACGCCGGTCTATCACCCGTGGCGACTGTTCGAGTGGTGGTTCTTCTTCGATGCCTACGCGCCCCGCGTGTTCGACATCGGCGGCGCTATTGCGGGCGGCAGTGGTCTCGTCGCCGTGCTGGTGGCGATTGGCATGTCGATCTGGCGCTCGCGGCAATCGCGCCTGGTCACGACTTACGGCTCGGCCCGCTGGGCGAACGCGGATGACATTCGCAAGGCGGGACTCACGCAGCCGGCCGGCGTGTTCCTCGGCCAGCACGACCGTCAGTACCTGCGGCATGAAGGGCCGGAACACGTCCTGACCTTCGCACCCACGCGCAGCGGTAAAGGCGTTGGCCTGGTGGTGCCGACGCTGCTGTCCTGGCCGGCCTCGGCCGTCATCCACGACATCAAGGGCGAGAACTGGCAGATCACCGCAGGCTGGCGCAGTCGGTTCAGCCACTGCCTGCTGTTCAACCCGACCGATGCGAAGTCGGCGGCCTACAACCCGCTGCTGGAGGTGCGGCGCGGCGCGCATGAAGTGCGCGACGTGCAGAACATCGCGGACATTCTGGTCGATCCCGAAGGCGCGCTGGAGCGGCGCAACCATTGGGAAAAGACCTCGCACGCGCTGCTGGTCGGCGCCATCCTGCATGTGCTCTACGCGGGCGAAGACAAGACGCTGCGCGGCGTCGCCAACTTCCTCTCCGACCCGGCTTGCCCGTTCGAGCTGACCTTGCACCGGATGATGACCACGCCGCATCTCGGCGATGGCCCGCATTCGGTCGTGGCCTCGGCGGCGCGCGAAGTGCTCAACAAGTCGGACAACGAACGCTCCGGCGTGTTGAGCACCGCCATGTCGTTCCTCGGCCTGTACCGTGATCCCACGGTGGCCGAAGTCACGTCGCGTTGCGATTGGCGCATCGCCGACCTGATCGCGGCCGAGCATCCGGTGTCGCTGTACCTCGTGGTGCCGCCTTCGGATATTTCGCGGACGAAGCCGCTGATCCGCCTGATCCTCAATCAGATCGGGCGGCGGCTGACGGAATCGCTCGATGGCTCCGACGGCATCGCGCGCCGCCACAAGCTGCTGCTGATGCTCGACGAGTTCCCGGCGCTTGGGCGCCTGGACTTCTTCGAGACGGCATTGGCCTTCATGGCGGGCTATGGCATCCGCAGCTTCCTCATCGCCCAAAGCCTGAACCAGATCGACAAGGCGTATGGGCAGAACCATTCGATCCTCGACAACTGCCATGTGCGCGTGACGTTCGCCACGAACGACGAGCGCACCGCCAAACGGATTTCCGAGACGCTGGGTACGGCCACCGAGCTGCGCGCCCAGCGCAACTACGCGGGCCACCGGCTCGCGCCGTGGCTCGGCCACCTGATGGTGTCGCGCCAGGAAACCGCACGTCCGCTGCTGACGCCGGGCGAAGTGATGCAGCTTCCGCCCGGTGACGCTGTGGTGATGGTGTCCAGCGTGGCGCCGATCCGTGCGAAGAAGCTGCGCTACTACGCGGACGCCAATTTCAAGCCCCGCGTGCTGCCGCCACCCGTGCTGGTGGACGGGCAGTACGCCGACGCGCCGCCCTCGCGGCCCGACGACTGGAGCGGGCTGGCGATTCCCGCCATGCCCGCCGCACCGGCTCCCGCTCCTGCTGATGAGCTGGGCAGTACCGACGACGGCGGCCCGCGCCGTCAGCCCGAACTCTCCGAAGCCGTCGCCTATGACCCCGATCTGGCCGCGTCCGCAGCCGACCTCGCGCTGTTCGATGACGACGACGACCTGCCGCTTCCCCTTCCACGCCAGCTTGATCCGGCCATGCAGCGCACGGCCCGGCTGGCTTCCCTCGACCCCAACGACGGAATCGAGCTATGA
- the trbJ gene encoding P-type conjugative transfer protein TrbJ, with protein MKLHTPKLAALTAVCVLAFGIAQPAHALFGVGDIVLDPTNLIQNTMTAARTLEQINNQIRQLQNEAQMLINQARNLASLPSSVVGQLRANLATTQRLIAQAKGLAYDVTSIDREFARLYPEKYAATVSGNQMYIDAQERWKNTLNGLQTTMQMQAQASQNLSDDESVLADLVGKSQSAEGALQAMQAMNQLLALQAKQSIQTQRLQITQDRAAALELARQAAATERGREVTRRFLGEGTPYTPQPVNFYNR; from the coding sequence ATGAAATTGCATACCCCCAAACTCGCCGCGCTGACCGCTGTCTGCGTGCTCGCCTTCGGCATCGCGCAGCCCGCGCATGCCTTGTTCGGCGTCGGCGACATCGTGCTCGACCCGACCAATCTGATTCAGAACACGATGACGGCTGCGCGCACGCTGGAGCAGATCAACAACCAGATCCGCCAGCTCCAGAACGAAGCGCAGATGCTCATCAACCAGGCACGCAACCTGGCCAGCCTGCCGTCCAGCGTGGTCGGCCAGTTGCGCGCGAACCTGGCGACCACCCAGCGGTTGATCGCGCAGGCCAAGGGCTTGGCCTACGACGTGACGAGCATCGACCGCGAGTTCGCGCGCCTGTATCCCGAGAAGTACGCCGCCACGGTGAGCGGCAATCAGATGTACATCGATGCGCAGGAGCGTTGGAAGAACACGCTCAACGGCCTGCAAACCACCATGCAGATGCAGGCCCAGGCATCGCAGAACCTGAGCGACGACGAAAGCGTGCTGGCCGACCTCGTGGGCAAGAGCCAGTCGGCCGAGGGTGCGCTGCAAGCAATGCAGGCCATGAACCAGTTGCTGGCCTTGCAGGCCAAGCAGTCGATCCAGACGCAGCGGCTCCAGATCACGCAAGACCGCGCGGCCGCGCTGGAACTGGCGCGGCAGGCGGCGGCCACGGAGCGCGGGCGCGAGGTGACGCGCCGTTTCCTGGGCGAAGGCACGCCGTACACGCCGCAGCCCGTCAATTTCTACAACCGCTGA
- the trbE gene encoding conjugal transfer protein TrbE, whose protein sequence is MLNLAEYRQRPALLADWLPWAGLVAPGVVLNKDGSFQRTARFRGPDLDSATQGELIATSARLNNALRRLGSGWALFIEAERRAAAHYPHSDFPEPLSWLVDEERRATFEDSGNHFESCYHLTLVYLPPEESRARAAGMLYENRPTEGVDWRERLTAFVAETDRVFDLLDGVMPEIAWLDDSQTLTYLHATVSTRRYRVGVPEVPFHIDALLTDSALVGGLSPMLGDQHLRVVSVRGFPTSTWPGILDDLNRLGFAYRWSTRFLCLDKAEAERELGRLRRQWFAKRKNIIALLRETIFQQESPLVDTDANNKAADADAALQELGSDQVAFGYLTATVTVMDADATVADEKLRMVERVIQGRGFVTIPETLNAVDAWLSSIPGNAYANVRQPIVSTLNLAHMMPVSAVWAGQERNAHLDGPPLIVTRTDGATPFRLVTHIGDVGNTLVVGPIGMGKSVLLATMAIQFRRYRGSRIFAFDMGRSIRAAILGMGGEHYDLGADDEIAFQPLARIDREGYRTWASEWVEGRLLHEGAAVGPDEKAAIWSALGSLASAPVEQRTLTGLTALLQSNTLRQALAPYVLGGAHGRLLDADHDRLGTADVQAFEMEELMHSKAAVLAVLRYLFARFEERLDGAPTLLILDEAWLFLDDPVFAARIRQWLKTLRKKNVSVIFATQSLADVKDSAIAPAIIESCASRIFLPNPQATEPQIRTIYEGFGLNSRQIEIVATAQPKRDYYYQSRLGNRVFDLDLGPATLAFAGASTPQDQRDIDRVLADAGVPGFAGAWLRHRGLDWAADLLPSFPGLAPGSLRTADHPQENQP, encoded by the coding sequence ATGCTGAACCTCGCCGAATACCGCCAGCGCCCGGCCTTGCTCGCCGACTGGCTGCCCTGGGCCGGACTGGTGGCGCCGGGCGTCGTCTTGAACAAGGACGGCAGCTTCCAGCGCACGGCGCGCTTTCGTGGCCCCGACCTTGACAGCGCGACGCAAGGCGAGCTGATCGCCACGTCGGCGCGCTTGAACAACGCGCTGCGCCGCCTGGGTTCGGGCTGGGCGCTGTTCATCGAAGCCGAGCGCCGCGCCGCCGCCCACTACCCGCACTCTGATTTCCCCGAACCGTTGTCCTGGCTGGTCGATGAGGAACGCCGCGCCACGTTTGAGGACTCGGGCAATCACTTCGAGAGCTGCTACCACCTGACGCTGGTGTACCTGCCGCCAGAGGAATCGCGCGCCCGCGCGGCGGGGATGCTGTACGAGAACCGGCCCACCGAAGGCGTGGATTGGCGCGAGCGTCTGACGGCCTTCGTCGCAGAGACGGATCGCGTCTTTGACCTGCTCGACGGCGTGATGCCGGAGATCGCCTGGTTGGACGACAGCCAGACGCTAACCTACCTGCACGCGACCGTCTCGACGCGACGCTACCGCGTCGGCGTGCCCGAAGTGCCGTTCCATATCGACGCGCTGCTGACGGACTCCGCGCTGGTCGGCGGCCTGTCGCCCATGCTGGGCGACCAGCACCTGCGCGTGGTGTCGGTGCGAGGCTTTCCGACTTCGACCTGGCCGGGGATTCTGGACGACCTCAACCGCCTGGGCTTTGCGTATCGCTGGAGTACGCGCTTTCTCTGCCTGGACAAAGCTGAGGCGGAACGGGAGTTGGGGCGCCTGCGCCGCCAGTGGTTCGCCAAGCGCAAGAACATCATCGCGCTGCTGCGCGAAACGATTTTCCAGCAGGAAAGCCCGCTGGTCGATACCGACGCCAACAACAAGGCCGCCGATGCGGATGCTGCGTTGCAGGAGCTGGGCAGCGATCAAGTCGCCTTCGGCTACCTGACGGCGACCGTCACTGTCATGGATGCAGACGCTACTGTGGCCGACGAGAAGCTGCGGATGGTGGAGCGTGTGATTCAGGGCCGGGGTTTCGTGACGATCCCCGAAACCTTGAACGCCGTGGATGCGTGGCTGTCCTCGATCCCCGGCAACGCCTATGCGAATGTGCGCCAGCCCATCGTCTCGACGCTGAACCTGGCGCACATGATGCCGGTGTCGGCGGTATGGGCCGGCCAGGAGCGCAATGCGCATCTCGATGGCCCGCCGCTGATCGTCACGCGCACAGACGGCGCGACGCCGTTCCGGCTGGTGACGCACATCGGCGACGTGGGCAACACGCTGGTGGTTGGCCCCATCGGCATGGGCAAGTCGGTGTTGCTGGCGACGATGGCGATTCAGTTCCGCCGCTATCGCGGCTCGCGCATCTTCGCCTTCGACATGGGGCGTTCGATCCGTGCGGCCATCCTGGGCATGGGCGGCGAGCACTACGACCTGGGCGCGGATGACGAGATCGCCTTCCAGCCGCTCGCACGCATCGACCGCGAGGGCTACCGCACCTGGGCCAGCGAATGGGTGGAAGGCCGCCTGCTGCACGAAGGCGCGGCCGTCGGCCCGGACGAGAAGGCGGCCATCTGGTCTGCGCTGGGGAGCCTGGCCAGCGCGCCGGTGGAGCAGCGCACGCTCACGGGCCTGACGGCGTTGCTGCAATCGAACACGTTGCGCCAGGCACTCGCGCCCTACGTCCTGGGCGGCGCGCACGGCAGGCTGCTGGATGCCGACCATGACCGCCTCGGCACGGCCGATGTGCAGGCGTTCGAGATGGAGGAGCTGATGCACAGCAAGGCCGCTGTGCTCGCGGTGCTGCGCTACCTGTTCGCGCGCTTCGAGGAGCGGCTGGATGGTGCGCCCACGCTGCTGATCCTTGATGAAGCGTGGCTGTTCCTCGACGACCCGGTGTTTGCGGCGCGCATCCGCCAGTGGCTCAAGACGCTGCGCAAGAAGAACGTCAGCGTGATCTTCGCAACGCAGTCGCTCGCGGACGTGAAGGACTCGGCCATCGCGCCGGCCATCATCGAAAGCTGCGCGAGTCGGATTTTCTTGCCGAACCCGCAAGCGACCGAACCGCAGATTCGCACGATCTACGAGGGCTTCGGCCTCAACAGCCGGCAGATCGAGATCGTAGCCACCGCGCAGCCCAAGCGCGACTACTACTACCAATCCCGCCTCGGCAACCGCGTGTTCGACCTCGACCTGGGGCCGGCGACGCTGGCCTTCGCGGGCGCTTCCACGCCGCAAGACCAGCGAGACATAGACCGCGTGCTGGCCGACGCCGGCGTGCCCGGCTTCGCGGGCGCCTGGCTGCGCCATCGCGGCCTCGATTGGGCGGCTGACCTGCTGCCCTCGTTCCCCGGCCTCGCGCCGGGTTCCCTCCGTACCGCTGACCACCCCCAGGAGAACCAGCCATGA